CTTCCAGAAGGGACTGCCAACGAATGGACCGCTTGGCTTCCAACCTGGCCTGGGCCAACTCGATCGCCTTACTGGTTAGGCCTCCCTGCTGTACGTGCCTAGACGAAAACTCCACTGCACCGAGAGTACCCATCAGGGCCACTCCTGAAATCACCATTGCCACCATCACTTCGATCAGACTGAAACCATCATTCTTCATCGTTCGACTCATAGGATCGATACCCGACCCGTGATGCTCACGGTGAGCTGTTGGGTCTGCCCTTCTAAGCTGTGAAGTTGAATCGTCGTAGCACTGGCCGAGCGTCCGCTTGGATGGAAGAGGATCTCCGGCCCTGCGCTTGGCTCTTCGATGACAATCCCTTTTCCCCCATAGTGATACGCGTGATGCGTGGTGGCCTTGTTGATGAACTCAGTGGTAAGGATCTGCTGGTCCATGTCGACGACGATTCGAACGCGGTCCCGATAGGTCATCGCCAGCTGCCGAGCACCACGCAGTTCCGAAGCGAGCTCCTCGGTCGTACAACGAAGCTGATTGCGCTTGTTGAGGACCAAATAGTCGGGAGCCGCCATTGTGGCGACCATCCCTATGATCGCGACAACCACCATGAGCTCCGTCAACGTCGTACCGTCTTGCTCCATATCCTTCTCCTTATCTTGAGTTGATTCGGTAGTTCGACGCTATGTCAAGACTCGTGCCACTCATCATTGAATCCTTTTCGGATTGTGCGCTTACCGAATAACTGTTGGATGAAGATACCTAAGCCATTGAATCGATAGGGCCACAATGAGAAGGATCTGGGATGACCTCGAAGGTATACCGTTATCCGGAAAGAGAGAAAAGCAGATAGCAGTAGTACCTCAAGAGATACAGTTGTTGACTGAAGAGATACAGTACGAAAGGGTGGGAATCGGCCAGGAGAGCCGTTATCCGGCCAAGATGCCCTGATACCAATCAAGGATAGATTGGCCAAAGAATAGTGCCACCAGCGCCCCGCAAACCAGAAACGGCCCGAAGGGAATGTAATCCTCGCGTTTGATCACCTGTGCGGCAATAAGAGTAAGCCCCACGAGTGATCCCAGGAACGACCCTACCATGATGGTCATCAGCGCGGGTTTCCATCCCAGAAATGCCCCTATCATCGCCAGAAGCTTGATGTCCCCCCCCCCCATCCCCTCCTTACCAAAAAGATAGGGACTGGCCCAGGCCAGAAGCCACAGGATTCCTCCGCCGACAAGAACCCCCAGCATGCCCCCCAGGAACCCGAGAGGTAAGACAGTGGTGGCGCAGACGAGGCCTACAATGATCCCTGGAAACGTCACGACATTGGGGATGATCTTATGCGAAAGATCGGTCCCAGCTACCACGAGGAGGGCTGAATAGAGCAGGCCGTACGCCACAGCAACCCAGCTTGGGCCGAAGAACCAAAGGAGCCCTACATAACCAGAGGCATTCAGGATCTCCACCAAGGGATAGCGGAAGGGAATGCGCACGGCACAATGCCTGCAGCGTCCCGCCAACGTGAAGTAACTTAGAACGGGAATGTTATCGTGCCAGGCAATGGAATGAGAGCAGCTCGGGCAATGGGAGCCTGGCCATGCGATCGACTCCTGCCGTGGCAAGCGGTAGATACAGACATTGAGAAAGCTACCGATGAGTGCGCCGAAAAGACCGACCATCGGCAGCCACAATAGAACCTGGCTCTCATGCATAATTGCTCAGAGTCATTACCCTACCCAGCAACCCTACTAGGGCCGAAGTCCCGCATTTACTTTCTCGCACAATCCTTCCATAATGACCTAGTGGGTTATACGATCTCACACCGAGTATACCTGAAACGTATACCTGTCAAAGGAGAACTCAGCATCATGGCCAAAGCAATTGGGAAGCCACGACCTCGGAAATCTTTAGCCGATCTTGAACCTCCTCCACGCACAAAACGGCCTGAGTCGCTTACGTCACGCGAGCAGGAAATTTTGGAGTTGATCTGGGCGGGATTTAAGAACAAGGAAATCGGTCACCGGTTGAAGATTAGCGTCAAAACCGTCGAAGCCCACCGCGCCAATATGATGAAGAAAATGCGAGTGTCGAATACGGCTCAACTGTTGAAAACCGCCATCCAGGGTGGCGCGCTGAGGGTCAGGTAACATCATCCTAGGTCGGACGGCGCTGACGAACCGCCTCAAACAGAACTATTGCGGCAGCAGCCGACACATTCAGCGATTGGACCTGGCCCCTCAGAGGAATGCGGACACGGTCATCGCAATGTTGCAGGACGCCAGGCCTGATTCCCGCTCCTTCCCCTCCCAGAACCAACCCGACCGCTTCTCGTAGGTCGATGTCCGTATATACCTTATTCGCTGACGGCGTCACCCCATAGAGCCAAACTCCGGCCGCTTTCAACGACTCGATCGATCTGCTCATGTTTGTCACGCGTGCAACGGGAATATGGTCGATCGCTCCGGCCGAGGCCTTGGCCACCACGGACGTAAGTCCGGCGGCTCGTCGTTCGGGGACAAATACTCCGTGGGCACCTGCCCCCTCCGCCGTGCGCAGCACGGCGCCGAGATTGTGTGGATCTTCGACTCCGTCCAAGACTACCAAGAGTGGCGCTTCATGCCTTTCGGCAGCTCGAGCGAGGATCGACTCCTCCGTCTGATAAGCCTTTGCTGAGGTAAAGGCCACCACCCCTTGGTGCTTGCCGTTGGGAACCAGACGGTCGAAGGAGGTCAGAGGCTGAACATGAATCGGAATATGCTGTGCTCGAGCTAGCTGCACCAAATCGGTGAACTGTTTGTCGGTTCGAATAACCAGCACACGTTGCAATGGTCGGTTTCCGGCTTTCAGCGCTTCGCGTACGGCATGGAGGCCGTAGAGAATCTCCTGGGAATTAACGCTTCCACCGGGTTGTGCCATCTGGCTTGTCCTCTAGCGTGATACCCAAAGACTTTAGGTCGGCACGAATTTCGTCAGCTCTTTTGAAATCTCTTCTCTTCTTTGCCTCGATGCGTTCAATCAATTTGCCGTCGATCTCCGCTTCAGTCATTTGTTTTGCTACTATTACCGTCGGTGGAAAAGTTTTAAGCACCAGCTGAGCAGGCTCTGGTACAATGCGGACGTTGAAATCCCACCGATCTAGATGAAACAAACCCAACACGGCGCCTAGGGAATGAAATACCTGGCGCGCAGTCTGTCTACCTTCTG
This genomic window from Nitrospira sp. contains:
- a CDS encoding prepilin-type N-terminal cleavage/methylation domain-containing protein, which gives rise to MEQDGTTLTELMVVVAIIGMVATMAAPDYLVLNKRNQLRCTTEELASELRGARQLAMTYRDRVRIVVDMDQQILTTEFINKATTHHAYHYGGKGIVIEEPSAGPEILFHPSGRSASATTIQLHSLEGQTQQLTVSITGRVSIL
- a CDS encoding A24 family peptidase; this translates as MHESQVLLWLPMVGLFGALIGSFLNVCIYRLPRQESIAWPGSHCPSCSHSIAWHDNIPVLSYFTLAGRCRHCAVRIPFRYPLVEILNASGYVGLLWFFGPSWVAVAYGLLYSALLVVAGTDLSHKIIPNVVTFPGIIVGLVCATTVLPLGFLGGMLGVLVGGGILWLLAWASPYLFGKEGMGGGDIKLLAMIGAFLGWKPALMTIMVGSFLGSLVGLTLIAAQVIKREDYIPFGPFLVCGALVALFFGQSILDWYQGILAG
- a CDS encoding LuxR C-terminal-related transcriptional regulator, giving the protein MAKAIGKPRPRKSLADLEPPPRTKRPESLTSREQEILELIWAGFKNKEIGHRLKISVKTVEAHRANMMKKMRVSNTAQLLKTAIQGGALRVR
- the rlmB gene encoding 23S rRNA (guanosine(2251)-2'-O)-methyltransferase RlmB, whose protein sequence is MAQPGGSVNSQEILYGLHAVREALKAGNRPLQRVLVIRTDKQFTDLVQLARAQHIPIHVQPLTSFDRLVPNGKHQGVVAFTSAKAYQTEESILARAAERHEAPLLVVLDGVEDPHNLGAVLRTAEGAGAHGVFVPERRAAGLTSVVAKASAGAIDHIPVARVTNMSRSIESLKAAGVWLYGVTPSANKVYTDIDLREAVGLVLGGEGAGIRPGVLQHCDDRVRIPLRGQVQSLNVSAAAAIVLFEAVRQRRPT